In Tenrec ecaudatus isolate mTenEca1 chromosome 4, mTenEca1.hap1, whole genome shotgun sequence, a single window of DNA contains:
- the LOC142446453 gene encoding olfactory receptor 5J3-like, with protein sequence MAGWNHTGVREFILVGLTENPHLQIPLFFIFAFIYFITLLGNGGMIVLIRFNIRLHTPMYFFLSNLSFCDICYSTVFAPKMLVNFLSEHKSSTFSGCVLQSFFFAVYVTTEGILLAMMAYDRFVAIASPLLYTVIMTQRLCISMVLISYLGGLINSLTHTIGLLRLDFCGPNLVNHYFCDIPPLLKLSCSDAHTNEMLLLIFSAFIAMFTFIIIMVSYVRIIIAIQRIHSTEGRRKAFSTCISHLTAVTLFYGSVTFSYIQPSSQYSLEQEKVSAVFYTLVIPMLNPLIYSLRNKDVKDAAKRSILWKRIPT encoded by the coding sequence ATGGCAGGTTGGAATCATACAGGTGTGAGGGAGTTCATtctagtaggattaactgaaaatCCTCATTTGCAGATCCCTCtgtttttcatctttgctttcaTTTATTTCATCACTCTGCTAGGCAATGGAGGGATGATCGTTTTAATTAGGTTCAATATCCGACTCCACACGCCAATGTACTTCTTCCTGAGTAACCTCTCTTTCTGTGATATCTGCTACTCTACTGTCTTTGCTCCTAAGATGCTGGTAAATTTCTTATCAGAGCATAAATCCAGCACCTTTTCTGGTTGTGTACTGCAGAGCTTCTTTTTTGCAGTGTATGTAACGACAGAAGGCATCCTCCTGGCTATGATGGCTTACGACCGCTTTGTGGCAATAGCTAGTCCCCTGTTGTATACAGTCATCATGACTCAAAGGCTATGCATTAGCATGGTCCTTATCTCTTACTTAGGTGGACTCATTAATTCCTTGACGCACACAATTGGTTTGCTCAGACTAGACTTCTGTGGTCCTAACCTTGTGAACCATTATTTCTGTGACATCCCCCCTCTTTTAAAGCTTTCTTGCTCTGATGCCCACACCAATGAGATGCTGCTTTTGATCTTCTCTGCCTTCATTGCTATGTTCACTTTCATCATCATCATGGTCTCCTATGTCCGCATCATCATTGCCATCCAGAGAATCCACTCAACTGAGGGAAGGCGCAAAGCCTTCTCCACTTGTATCTCTCATTTGACTGCTGTCACCTTATTCTATGGGTCTGTGACCTTTAGTTATATTCAGCCCAGCTCCCAATATTCTCTGGAACAGGAGAAAGTTTCAGCTGTGTTTTATACATTGGTGATCCCCATGCTAAACCCACTGATCTATAGCCTTAGGAATAAGGATGTAAAAGATGCTGCTAAAAGGTCAATATTGTGGAAGAGAATCCCCACATGA